In Humulus lupulus chromosome 6, drHumLupu1.1, whole genome shotgun sequence, a single genomic region encodes these proteins:
- the LOC133784580 gene encoding uncharacterized protein LOC133784580 yields the protein MGLVDMGYEGSPFTWVKRNGNNGIIQERLDRMLCNEQWMDLFPCSSVTHLALWGSDHRPILTTICQEIYTPSGAHSKPRFFFEMAWANEPECAKLCSSEQRRQLKRKKKELIQLEIINDEAAWKKYKWVEKELDILVYKDEKYWASRSKSSWLKVGDKNTSFFHKSVSARKKKNVIKGVSNGANSWVVDANAIEHEFVSYFDHLFTSDAPPINDLNRVFDLVLLKVSAVMNA from the exons ATGGGACTGGTTGATATGGGGTATGAAGGCTCTCCTTTCACGTGGGTGAAAAGGAATGGAAATAATGGTATCATCCAAGAGCGGCTTGATCGTATGTTATGCAACGAACAATGGATGGACCTTTTTCCTTGTTCTTCGGTGACTCATTTGGCGTTGTGGGGCTCGGATCATCGGCCTATTCTAACTACGATTTGTCAAGAGATCTATACTCCTTCCGGAGCTCATTCGAAACCTCGGTTTTTCTTTGAAATGGCTTGGGCTAATGAACCGGAGTGCGCGAAGTTG TGTTCAAGCGAACAAAGGAggcaattaaaaagaaaaaaaaaggagctTATTCAACTTGAAATTATTAATGATGAAGCTGCTTGGAAAAAGTATAAATGGGTGGAAAAGGAACTCGATATTTTGGTTTATAAAGATGAGAAATATTGGGCTTCTAGATCCAAGTCCTCTTGGTTAAAAGTGGGGGATAAGAATACCTCTTTCTTCCATAAATCTGTATCGGCCCGCAAGAAGAAGAATGTGATTAAAGGTGTAAGCAATGGTGCTAATTCTTGGGTGGTGGATGCGAATGCCATTGAGCATGAATTTGTTAGCTACTTTGACCATTTGTTTACATCTGATGCTCCCCCCATTAATGATCTTAATCGGGTTTTTGATCTAGTGCTGCTGAAAGTTTCGGCGGTTATGAATGCTTAA